Proteins encoded in a region of the Mesoflavibacter profundi genome:
- a CDS encoding TonB-dependent receptor plug domain-containing protein yields MNKRVSYYSFLLLFILCFFKLNAQTKKTTAKQLLSEIETEFNVSFSYADQSLSGVEVFIDLNNKNLQSILEEIEQTTSLQFNKIDNTFYSVTQKDQQLNLSLQELEEVVINHYLTSGIKKHNSGSISITPSKFGILPGLTEADILQTIQALPGIVSVDETVSNINIRGGTHDQNLLLYEGIKMYQTGHFFGLISAFNSQLTQHVTVTKNGTSAKYGDGISSVVSMQLSDKIQENNEFGAAINLVSASVFTKLPLSKNTEIQLAARRSITDMINTPTYNQYFERVFQDTDLTNTEDAATSKNENFYFYDTAIKFLYDISSKDKLRFNFLNIYNDLEYNEEATINTNNEASVSHLSQQNIASGLSYHRQWNDKINTLTQLYYSNYNLDATNYDILNNQRLVQENNVLDAGLKFQLNYQLNSTINLDAGLQISEVGISNLEDVNNPLFKSYIKRVIRTYSSFLETEIKSKDKSAFLKFGLRYNYIPKFKTHLIEPRLQLSKAFLKHFRAEILAEIKSQTTSQIIDLQKDFLGIEKRRWVLSNNTTIPILKSKQLSFGLTYNKNKLLLSAEAYIKKVNGITTRSQGFQNQYQFVNAIGNYQIHGFDVLINKQFKHVSTWLSYTNSTNRYFFKDLNNSSKFANNFDITHVIDFGSTITFDQLKVALGVNWHSGRPFTSINNNSTSNTIVYNTPNDSRNKSYLRSDLSATYNFLIGKSNAEVGASIWNIFNKSNVLNTYYTTTDNNINKVEHQSLGLTPNVSFKVRF; encoded by the coding sequence GTGAATAAACGCGTAAGTTATTATTCTTTTTTATTACTATTTATACTGTGTTTTTTTAAGCTAAACGCGCAAACAAAAAAAACAACAGCTAAACAACTATTATCTGAAATTGAAACTGAATTTAATGTAAGTTTTTCTTATGCAGATCAATCTTTATCTGGTGTCGAAGTTTTTATAGACTTAAACAATAAAAATCTACAGTCTATTTTAGAAGAAATTGAGCAAACTACATCACTTCAATTTAATAAAATAGATAATACATTTTATTCGGTCACCCAAAAAGACCAACAATTAAACTTGTCTTTACAAGAACTAGAAGAAGTAGTGATCAACCATTATTTAACTTCCGGAATAAAAAAACATAATTCTGGTAGTATAAGCATAACACCATCTAAATTTGGTATACTTCCTGGTTTAACCGAAGCAGATATTTTACAAACCATACAAGCATTACCTGGTATTGTTAGTGTAGATGAAACGGTTTCTAACATAAATATAAGAGGCGGAACACATGACCAAAACTTACTACTTTATGAAGGTATAAAAATGTATCAAACTGGTCATTTTTTTGGTTTAATATCTGCATTTAATTCACAATTAACACAACACGTAACAGTTACAAAAAACGGAACAAGCGCAAAATATGGTGATGGAATTTCTAGTGTAGTATCCATGCAATTATCCGATAAAATACAAGAAAATAATGAATTTGGCGCAGCTATAAATCTTGTTAGCGCTAGTGTTTTTACCAAATTACCTTTAAGTAAAAACACCGAAATTCAGTTAGCAGCACGAAGATCTATTACAGATATGATTAATACGCCAACTTATAATCAATATTTTGAGCGCGTGTTTCAGGATACAGATTTAACTAATACCGAAGATGCTGCAACTTCTAAAAACGAAAACTTTTATTTTTATGATACTGCTATAAAATTCTTATACGATATTTCATCTAAAGACAAACTAAGATTTAATTTTCTTAATATTTATAATGATTTAGAATATAATGAAGAAGCTACAATTAACACAAACAATGAAGCATCTGTAAGTCATTTAAGCCAACAAAATATTGCTTCTGGATTATCTTATCATAGACAATGGAATGATAAAATAAATACGCTTACACAATTGTACTATTCTAATTACAATTTAGATGCTACAAACTATGATATTTTAAATAATCAAAGATTGGTTCAAGAAAACAACGTATTGGATGCTGGTTTAAAATTTCAATTAAATTATCAACTCAATTCAACTATAAATTTAGATGCTGGATTACAAATATCTGAAGTTGGAATAAGCAATCTAGAAGACGTTAATAATCCGTTATTTAAAAGCTATATAAAGCGTGTGATAAGAACATATTCTTCTTTTCTAGAGACAGAAATTAAGTCTAAAGATAAATCTGCATTTCTAAAATTTGGTTTAAGATATAATTATATTCCTAAATTTAAAACACACTTAATTGAGCCAAGATTACAATTAAGCAAAGCCTTTTTAAAACATTTTAGAGCCGAAATTTTAGCCGAAATAAAAAGCCAAACTACATCACAAATTATTGACCTACAAAAAGACTTTTTGGGTATAGAAAAACGTCGTTGGGTTTTATCAAACAACACGACAATACCTATATTAAAAAGTAAACAATTAAGTTTTGGGTTAACATACAATAAAAATAAATTGCTTTTAAGTGCAGAAGCTTATATTAAAAAAGTAAATGGTATTACCACTAGAAGTCAAGGTTTTCAAAACCAATATCAATTTGTAAACGCTATAGGAAACTATCAAATACATGGTTTTGATGTGTTAATTAATAAACAATTTAAACATGTAAGTACATGGTTAAGCTATACAAACTCTACTAATCGTTATTTTTTTAAAGATTTAAATAACAGTTCTAAATTTGCAAATAATTTTGATATTACCCATGTTATAGACTTTGGTAGCACTATAACTTTTGACCAATTAAAAGTTGCGCTTGGTGTTAATTGGCATTCTGGAAGACCATTCACATCAATTAATAATAACTCTACTTCAAATACTATTGTTTACAATACTCCTAATGATAGCCGAAACAAAAGTTACTTAAGAAGTGATTTAAGTGCAACCTATAATTTTTTAATTGGCAAATCTAATGCAGAAGTTGGTGCATCCATTTGGAATATTTTTAATAAATCCAACGTATTAAACACGTATTATACTACTACAGACAATAATATTAATAAAGTAGAGCATCAATCGTTAGGCTTAACGCCAAATGTGAGTTTTAAAGTTAGATTTTAG